A region from the Salicibibacter cibarius genome encodes:
- a CDS encoding TetR/AcrR family transcriptional regulator, protein MRISKNPEERRNEILDVAETLFTTKGYANTTINDILQMVGIAKGTFYYYFRSKEDVMDAVVIRFIDSGTEAAKMIAANANLEAPEKIFQIIMAQNPNASREKRMLEELHDVHNAEMHQKSLVETIRRLTPVLTDVVEQGIAEGSFTTPYPKEMVEFLLVAQLVFDDGIFEWQPQELMQKATAFTHMIETSLGAKTGSFAYLHERLMQASKNPNEKGEESSE, encoded by the coding sequence ATGAGAATCTCAAAAAACCCCGAAGAACGACGAAACGAAATCTTGGACGTTGCCGAGACGCTTTTTACAACAAAGGGGTATGCTAACACGACAATAAACGACATATTACAAATGGTTGGGATCGCCAAAGGAACGTTCTATTATTATTTTCGGTCCAAAGAAGATGTCATGGATGCCGTGGTCATACGGTTTATAGACAGCGGGACCGAAGCTGCCAAGATGATTGCCGCAAACGCCAACCTCGAGGCACCTGAAAAAATATTTCAGATCATTATGGCTCAAAATCCCAACGCCAGCCGAGAAAAACGCATGCTTGAAGAGTTACACGATGTTCACAATGCTGAAATGCACCAAAAAAGCCTGGTCGAAACCATCCGGCGGCTGACCCCTGTTTTGACAGATGTCGTCGAACAAGGGATAGCGGAAGGTTCATTCACAACCCCTTATCCAAAGGAAATGGTGGAATTTTTGCTTGTCGCCCAACTTGTGTTTGATGATGGCATTTTCGAGTGGCAGCCCCAGGAACTCATGCAAAAGGCAACTGCCTTTACGCACATGATCGAAACGTCGTTAGGGGCCAAAACTGGCAGCTTTGCTTATTTACATGAAAGACTCATGCAAGCCTCTAAAAATCCAAATGAAAAAGGAGAAGAATCCAGTGAATAA